From the genome of Malus domestica chromosome 04, GDT2T_hap1, one region includes:
- the LOC103449751 gene encoding clathrin interactor EPSIN 2 has protein sequence MKKVFDQTVRDLKREVNKKVLKVPGIEQKVLDATSNEPWGPHGSLLAEIAQATRNYHEYQMIMAVIWKRLSDTGKNWRHVYKALIVLEYMVANGSERVIDDIKEHAYQISTLSSFQYIDSSGRDQGSNVRKKSQSLVALVNDKERIIEVRQKAAANRDKFRNTASTGGMYRPGSHSSTGGYGDKYDDDRYEGRYGGRDEDRNGYGREREWGNRDDDRYSRDGDRYGREYDERNGREGYRDDDYRGRSQSVDDYPHGSRSRSSDRERERSVDDDGQYSSRGSGAKADDQSQDGRLSRKFSEQNIGAPPSYEEVVSESRSPVHSERGGETPTASAPRASSPPSNNNPSQATSIHVTSASNPSQATSVHVASASPAKQEVEPSDEFDPRGSVSATPAPQAAPAAPAVQAAPVISNNVEMDLLGSLSDSFSSNALAIVPTTPSTATFEVDPHANSSSTTTFTATPPASNVMNQSFEDPFGDSPFKALPSSETVQPQTHTSTSTDSFPPTVNQSADTASNFPFGDSFSAANYSSSGVSSVQTPTNSQFTSQEQSTENMDILADILPPTGPSQQSFSGPTGQHPQPSANMYGNFHVQPGSVVPHNQTGFAGQYSSGGFPSQGGPTAPITSHGAPQTPTGPTAQFNNGNFIPQQGGFSAPNSGNYFSQQGGYMAPHAHNGPAAQLNGGNFHPQGNFHPQGSVGPVASQATTQIPPGPGLQHNSDVLGNLLSQKGPNTSMGSQQPLSSSTGALAIVAQPPKDSKFEPKSAVWADTLSRGLVNLNISGAKINPLNDIGIDFDSINRKEKRMEKQPATPATSTINMGKAMGSGSGIGRAGASVLRAPPNAMMGSGMGGGMGPGMGMAMGMGGGPGGGMGMGGYGGTNQPMGMGMGMNMGMGMNMGMGMQAQTGLPPGSNMPPGYNPMMGAGGYPQQPYGGGYR, from the exons ATGAAGAAAGTCTTTGATCAAACTGTTAGGGACTT AAAGAGAGAGGTGAACAAGAAGGTCCTGAAAGTTCCTGGAATAGAACAGAAG GTTCTTGATGCTACTAGTAATGAGCCCTGGGGTCCTCATGGATCACTTCTTGCCGAAATTGCACAGGCAACCCGAAACTA TCATGAATACCAAATGATAATGGCTGTCATTTGGAAGCGGTTAAGTGATACTGGAAAGAACTGGAGGCATGTTTACAAG GCTTTAATTGTCTTGGAATACATGGTGGCAAATGGGTCAGAACGTGTCATCGATGATATTAAGGAGCATGCTTATCAAATATCG ACATTGTCCAGTTTTCAATACATTGATTCCAGTGGAAGGGACCAGGGAAGTAATGTCAGAAAGAAGTCTCAAAGTCTTGTGGCTCTTGTCAATGATAAAGAAAGGATAATTGAGGTTAGACAGAAAGCAGCTGCTAACAGGGACAA GTTCCGTAATACAGCATCAACAGGTGGAATGTATAGGCCCGGTTCCCATTCAAGTACAGGAGGATATGGTGACAAATATGACGATGATCGTTACGAAGGCCGCTACGGAGGCAGGGATGAAGATAGGAATGGCTATGGGAGGGAAAGAGAATGGGGCAATAGGGATGATGATCGGTACAGTCGTGACGGAGATCGTTATGGTAGAGAATATGATGAACGCAACGGGAGAGAAGGTTACAGGGATGATGATTACCGAGGAAGAAGTCAAAGTGTTGATGATTACCCTCATGGCTCTAGAAGTAGAAGCTCTGATAGAGAGAGGGAGCGTTCAGTTGATGATGATGGTCAATATTCCTCTCG TGGTAGTGGTGCTAAAGCTGATGACCAATCCCAGGATGGAAG GCTAAGTAGGAAATTTTCTGAACAAAACATTGGGGCTCCTCCTAGTTATGAGGAGGTTGTAAGTGAATCTCGAAGCCCTGTTCACAGCGAAAG GGGTGGTGAAACTCCAACAGCTTCTGCTCCTAGGGCTTCATCTCCACCTTCAAACAATAATCCAAGCCAAGCAACCAGTATTCATGTTACTTCTGCATCTAATCCAAGCCAAGCAACCAGTGTTCATGTTGCTTCTGCATCACCTGCAAAACAGGAAGTGGAGCCTTCAGATGAATTTGATCCACGTGGTTCTGTTTCAG CTACCCCAGCTCCCCAAGCTGCCCCAGCTGCCCCAGCTGTCCAAGCAGCCCCGGTTATCTCAAACAATGTTGAGATGGACTTACTAGGTTCCCTGTCAGACTCATTCTCTTCAAATGCATTGGCCATTGTACCGACTACACCTTCTACTGCTACATTTGAAGTTGATCCCCATGCGAACTCTAGTTCTACAACCACATTTACGGCAACTCCGCCAGCATCTAATGTTATGAATCAG TCATTTGAAGATCCATTCGGTGACTCCCCCTTCAAAGCTCTCCCTTCCAGTGAGACGGTCCAACCTCAAACACACACTTCCACGTCCACAGACTCTTTCCCACCAACTGTGAACCAGAGTGCAGATACAGCTTCCAACTTTCCCTTTGGGGATTCATTTTCTGCTGCAAATTATTCGTCATCTGGTGTTTCCAGTGTTCAAACTCCAACAAACTCACAATTTACGTCTCAAGAACAGTCTACTGAAAACATGGATATTCTTGCTGATATTTTGCCACCTACTGGACCTTCACAGCAGTCCTTTTCAGGTCCAACAGGTCAACATCCACAGCCAAGTGCTAATATGTATGGGAATTTTCATGTGCAGCCAGGATCTGTAGTCCCTCATAATCAAACTGGATTTGCTGGACAATACAGCAGTGGGGGTTTTCCGTCACAGGGAGGGCCTACAGCTCCCATCACTTCACATGGGGCTCCTCAAACTCCAACAGGGCCTACTGCACAGTTTAACAATGGAAATTTCATTCCACAACAAGGTGGGTTTTCAGCTCCCAACAGCGGAAACTATTTTTCACAACAGGGAGGTTACATGGCTCCTCATGCTCATAATGGACCGGCTGCACAACTTAATGGTGGGAACTTCCATCCACAAGGGAACTTCCATCCTCAAGGTTCTGTCGGCCCAGTAGCTTCACAGGCCACTACTCAAATTCCACCTGGACCAGGTTTGCAACATAATAGTGATGTTCTGGGCAACCTTTTATCACAAAAAGGACCAAACACCTCAATGGGTTCCCAGCAACCGCTGTCATCATCAACAGGGGCACTTGCTATAGTTGCTCAACCACCTAAAGACAGCAAGTTTGAACCGAAGTCAGCAGTTTGGGCTGATACACTCAGCAGAGGCCTAGTTAATTTAAATATATCTGGAG CTAAAATTAATCCATTGAATGATATTGGAATTGATTTTGATTCCATTAATCGGAAGGAAAAGAGGATGGAGAAGCAGCCGGCAACTCCTGCAACATCTACTATTAACATGGGTAAAGCCATGGGATCTGGTTCTGGAATTGGCCGTGCAGGTGCAAGTGTTCTTAGGGCTCCACCAAACGCGATGATGGGTTCAGGTATGGGCGGGGGGATGGGTCCGGGCATGGGAATGGCTATGGGTATGGGTGGGGGTCCAGGTGGAGGTATGGGCATGGGTGGCTACGGTGGCACGAATCAACCCATGGGTATGGGGATGGGGATGAACATGGGAATGGGAATGAATATGGGCATGGGGATGCAAGCGCAAACCGGATTACCTCCTGGTTCAAACATGCCTCCCGGCTATAACCCCATGATGGGCGCAGGTGGTTATCCTCAGCAGCCATATGGCGGTGGCTACCGATGA